The following proteins are encoded in a genomic region of Ovis canadensis isolate MfBH-ARS-UI-01 breed Bighorn chromosome 12, ARS-UI_OviCan_v2, whole genome shotgun sequence:
- the CD34 gene encoding hematopoietic progenitor cell antigen CD34 isoform X3, with product MLGRRGARAGRGMARGWTALCLLSLLPSMEFTNTAITGNATVSSNPGISSPVPTTTSYWKSMNSSTFRSTSLYNVSQDSNGTTAVTSVPASTVNFTSASETLPASGAVNSSVQPQTSLATTASSTLISFATSEVTLQPSTFPGNISDSLYNSTSPVTSSINTSPSFSPTQNILKTEIKCSRVKEVKLAHSICLKLNETSSCEEFKKNNEEKLTQVLCQEEQAEVCSLLLAQSDVKPQCLLLVLANRTESSSKIRLLKRYQSDLREMGIQDISEEDVSSHQSYSRKTLIALVTSGILLAILITTCYFLMNRRSWSPAGERLELEP from the exons CTTCTATGGAATTCACAAATACAGCCATAACTGGTAATGCCACAGTGTCATCCAACCCAGGAATATCTTCACCTGTCCCTACAACTACGTCCTACTGGAAAAGCATGAACTCAAGTACTTTTAGAAGCACCAGCCTCTACAATGTCTCTCAGGACAGCAATGGGACCACAGCAGTCACCTCAG TTCCAGCGTCTACAGTCAATTTCACGTCTGCCTCTGAGACCCTCCCAGCCTCTGGAGCCGTGAACTCTTCTGTCCAACCACAGACCTCTTTAGCCACCACGGCGTCTTCTACCCTCATCAGCTTTGCGACTTCAGAGGTGACTCTGCAGCCCAGCACGTTTCCTGGAAATATTTCGGATTCCCTATACAATAGTACCAGCCCTGTGACTTCTTCCATTAATACCTCTCCATCATTTTCTCCTACCCAAAATATCCTCAAG actgaaataaaatgttCCAGAGTCAAAGAAGTGAAATTGGCCCACAGCATCTGCCTGAAGCTGAATGAGACCTCCAGCTGT GAGGAGTTTAAGAAGAACAATGAAGAGAAGCTGACCCAAGTCCTGTGTCAGGAGGAACAGGCCGAGGTGTGCTCCTTGCTCCTGGCCCAGTCTGACGTGAAGCCTCAGTGCCTGCTGCTGGTCCTGGCCAACAGGACAG aaagttccagcaAGATCAGACTTCTGAAAAGGTACCAGTCTGACCTGAGAGAG ATGGGCATCCAGGACATCTCTGAAGAAGATGTCAGCAGCCACCAGAGCTATTCCCGGAAGACCTTGATTGCACTGGTCACCTCGGGGATCCTGCTGGCCATCCTGATCACCACGTGCTATTTCCTGATGAACCGCCGCAGCTGGAGCCCAGCAGGAGAAAGGCTG GAGCTGGAACCCTGA
- the CD34 gene encoding hematopoietic progenitor cell antigen CD34 isoform X1, producing the protein MLGRRGARAGRGMARGWTALCLLSLLPSMEFTNTAITGNATVSSNPGISSPVPTTTSYWKSMNSSTFRSTSLYNVSQDSNGTTAVTSVPASTVNFTSASETLPASGAVNSSVQPQTSLATTASSTLISFATSEVTLQPSTFPGNISDSLYNSTSPVTSSINTSPSFSPTQNILKTEIKCSRVKEVKLAHSICLKLNETSSCEEFKKNNEEKLTQVLCQEEQAEVCSLLLAQSDVKPQCLLLVLANRTESSSKIRLLKRYQSDLREMGIQDISEEDVSSHQSYSRKTLIALVTSGILLAILITTCYFLMNRRSWSPAGERLGEDPYYVENGGGQGYSSGSEASPEAQGKAIVNRGAQENGTGQATSRNGHSARQRVVADTEL; encoded by the exons CTTCTATGGAATTCACAAATACAGCCATAACTGGTAATGCCACAGTGTCATCCAACCCAGGAATATCTTCACCTGTCCCTACAACTACGTCCTACTGGAAAAGCATGAACTCAAGTACTTTTAGAAGCACCAGCCTCTACAATGTCTCTCAGGACAGCAATGGGACCACAGCAGTCACCTCAG TTCCAGCGTCTACAGTCAATTTCACGTCTGCCTCTGAGACCCTCCCAGCCTCTGGAGCCGTGAACTCTTCTGTCCAACCACAGACCTCTTTAGCCACCACGGCGTCTTCTACCCTCATCAGCTTTGCGACTTCAGAGGTGACTCTGCAGCCCAGCACGTTTCCTGGAAATATTTCGGATTCCCTATACAATAGTACCAGCCCTGTGACTTCTTCCATTAATACCTCTCCATCATTTTCTCCTACCCAAAATATCCTCAAG actgaaataaaatgttCCAGAGTCAAAGAAGTGAAATTGGCCCACAGCATCTGCCTGAAGCTGAATGAGACCTCCAGCTGT GAGGAGTTTAAGAAGAACAATGAAGAGAAGCTGACCCAAGTCCTGTGTCAGGAGGAACAGGCCGAGGTGTGCTCCTTGCTCCTGGCCCAGTCTGACGTGAAGCCTCAGTGCCTGCTGCTGGTCCTGGCCAACAGGACAG aaagttccagcaAGATCAGACTTCTGAAAAGGTACCAGTCTGACCTGAGAGAG ATGGGCATCCAGGACATCTCTGAAGAAGATGTCAGCAGCCACCAGAGCTATTCCCGGAAGACCTTGATTGCACTGGTCACCTCGGGGATCCTGCTGGCCATCCTGATCACCACGTGCTATTTCCTGATGAACCGCCGCAGCTGGAGCCCAGCAGGAGAAAGGCTG GGCGAAGACCCTTATTACGTGGAGAACGGTGGAGGCCAGGGCTATAGCTCAGGCTCTGAGGCCTCCCCCGAGGCTCAGGGAAAGGCCATTGTGAATCGAGGGGCTCAGGAGAATGGCACCGGCCAGGCCACCTCCAGAAACGGCCATTCCGCGAGACAACGTGTGGTAGCTGATACGGAACTGTGA
- the CD34 gene encoding hematopoietic progenitor cell antigen CD34 isoform X4 — protein MLGRRGARAGRGMARGWTALCLLSLLPSMEFTNTAITGNATVSSNPGISSPVPTTTSYWKSMNSSTFRSTSLYNVSQDSNGTTAVTSASTVNFTSASETLPASGAVNSSVQPQTSLATTASSTLISFATSEVTLQPSTFPGNISDSLYNSTSPVTSSINTSPSFSPTQNILKTEIKCSRVKEVKLAHSICLKLNETSSCEEFKKNNEEKLTQVLCQEEQAEVCSLLLAQSDVKPQCLLLVLANRTESSSKIRLLKRYQSDLREMGIQDISEEDVSSHQSYSRKTLIALVTSGILLAILITTCYFLMNRRSWSPAGERLELEP, from the exons CTTCTATGGAATTCACAAATACAGCCATAACTGGTAATGCCACAGTGTCATCCAACCCAGGAATATCTTCACCTGTCCCTACAACTACGTCCTACTGGAAAAGCATGAACTCAAGTACTTTTAGAAGCACCAGCCTCTACAATGTCTCTCAGGACAGCAATGGGACCACAGCAGTCACCTCAG CGTCTACAGTCAATTTCACGTCTGCCTCTGAGACCCTCCCAGCCTCTGGAGCCGTGAACTCTTCTGTCCAACCACAGACCTCTTTAGCCACCACGGCGTCTTCTACCCTCATCAGCTTTGCGACTTCAGAGGTGACTCTGCAGCCCAGCACGTTTCCTGGAAATATTTCGGATTCCCTATACAATAGTACCAGCCCTGTGACTTCTTCCATTAATACCTCTCCATCATTTTCTCCTACCCAAAATATCCTCAAG actgaaataaaatgttCCAGAGTCAAAGAAGTGAAATTGGCCCACAGCATCTGCCTGAAGCTGAATGAGACCTCCAGCTGT GAGGAGTTTAAGAAGAACAATGAAGAGAAGCTGACCCAAGTCCTGTGTCAGGAGGAACAGGCCGAGGTGTGCTCCTTGCTCCTGGCCCAGTCTGACGTGAAGCCTCAGTGCCTGCTGCTGGTCCTGGCCAACAGGACAG aaagttccagcaAGATCAGACTTCTGAAAAGGTACCAGTCTGACCTGAGAGAG ATGGGCATCCAGGACATCTCTGAAGAAGATGTCAGCAGCCACCAGAGCTATTCCCGGAAGACCTTGATTGCACTGGTCACCTCGGGGATCCTGCTGGCCATCCTGATCACCACGTGCTATTTCCTGATGAACCGCCGCAGCTGGAGCCCAGCAGGAGAAAGGCTG GAGCTGGAACCCTGA
- the CD34 gene encoding hematopoietic progenitor cell antigen CD34 isoform X2, translating into MLGRRGARAGRGMARGWTALCLLSLLPSMEFTNTAITGNATVSSNPGISSPVPTTTSYWKSMNSSTFRSTSLYNVSQDSNGTTAVTSASTVNFTSASETLPASGAVNSSVQPQTSLATTASSTLISFATSEVTLQPSTFPGNISDSLYNSTSPVTSSINTSPSFSPTQNILKTEIKCSRVKEVKLAHSICLKLNETSSCEEFKKNNEEKLTQVLCQEEQAEVCSLLLAQSDVKPQCLLLVLANRTESSSKIRLLKRYQSDLREMGIQDISEEDVSSHQSYSRKTLIALVTSGILLAILITTCYFLMNRRSWSPAGERLGEDPYYVENGGGQGYSSGSEASPEAQGKAIVNRGAQENGTGQATSRNGHSARQRVVADTEL; encoded by the exons CTTCTATGGAATTCACAAATACAGCCATAACTGGTAATGCCACAGTGTCATCCAACCCAGGAATATCTTCACCTGTCCCTACAACTACGTCCTACTGGAAAAGCATGAACTCAAGTACTTTTAGAAGCACCAGCCTCTACAATGTCTCTCAGGACAGCAATGGGACCACAGCAGTCACCTCAG CGTCTACAGTCAATTTCACGTCTGCCTCTGAGACCCTCCCAGCCTCTGGAGCCGTGAACTCTTCTGTCCAACCACAGACCTCTTTAGCCACCACGGCGTCTTCTACCCTCATCAGCTTTGCGACTTCAGAGGTGACTCTGCAGCCCAGCACGTTTCCTGGAAATATTTCGGATTCCCTATACAATAGTACCAGCCCTGTGACTTCTTCCATTAATACCTCTCCATCATTTTCTCCTACCCAAAATATCCTCAAG actgaaataaaatgttCCAGAGTCAAAGAAGTGAAATTGGCCCACAGCATCTGCCTGAAGCTGAATGAGACCTCCAGCTGT GAGGAGTTTAAGAAGAACAATGAAGAGAAGCTGACCCAAGTCCTGTGTCAGGAGGAACAGGCCGAGGTGTGCTCCTTGCTCCTGGCCCAGTCTGACGTGAAGCCTCAGTGCCTGCTGCTGGTCCTGGCCAACAGGACAG aaagttccagcaAGATCAGACTTCTGAAAAGGTACCAGTCTGACCTGAGAGAG ATGGGCATCCAGGACATCTCTGAAGAAGATGTCAGCAGCCACCAGAGCTATTCCCGGAAGACCTTGATTGCACTGGTCACCTCGGGGATCCTGCTGGCCATCCTGATCACCACGTGCTATTTCCTGATGAACCGCCGCAGCTGGAGCCCAGCAGGAGAAAGGCTG GGCGAAGACCCTTATTACGTGGAGAACGGTGGAGGCCAGGGCTATAGCTCAGGCTCTGAGGCCTCCCCCGAGGCTCAGGGAAAGGCCATTGTGAATCGAGGGGCTCAGGAGAATGGCACCGGCCAGGCCACCTCCAGAAACGGCCATTCCGCGAGACAACGTGTGGTAGCTGATACGGAACTGTGA
- the CD34 gene encoding hematopoietic progenitor cell antigen CD34 isoform X5, which translates to MEFTNTAITGNATVSSNPGISSPVPTTTSYWKSMNSSTFRSTSLYNVSQDSNGTTAVTSVPASTVNFTSASETLPASGAVNSSVQPQTSLATTASSTLISFATSEVTLQPSTFPGNISDSLYNSTSPVTSSINTSPSFSPTQNILKTEIKCSRVKEVKLAHSICLKLNETSSCEEFKKNNEEKLTQVLCQEEQAEVCSLLLAQSDVKPQCLLLVLANRTESSSKIRLLKRYQSDLREMGIQDISEEDVSSHQSYSRKTLIALVTSGILLAILITTCYFLMNRRSWSPAGERLGEDPYYVENGGGQGYSSGSEASPEAQGKAIVNRGAQENGTGQATSRNGHSARQRVVADTEL; encoded by the exons ATGGAATTCACAAATACAGCCATAACTGGTAATGCCACAGTGTCATCCAACCCAGGAATATCTTCACCTGTCCCTACAACTACGTCCTACTGGAAAAGCATGAACTCAAGTACTTTTAGAAGCACCAGCCTCTACAATGTCTCTCAGGACAGCAATGGGACCACAGCAGTCACCTCAG TTCCAGCGTCTACAGTCAATTTCACGTCTGCCTCTGAGACCCTCCCAGCCTCTGGAGCCGTGAACTCTTCTGTCCAACCACAGACCTCTTTAGCCACCACGGCGTCTTCTACCCTCATCAGCTTTGCGACTTCAGAGGTGACTCTGCAGCCCAGCACGTTTCCTGGAAATATTTCGGATTCCCTATACAATAGTACCAGCCCTGTGACTTCTTCCATTAATACCTCTCCATCATTTTCTCCTACCCAAAATATCCTCAAG actgaaataaaatgttCCAGAGTCAAAGAAGTGAAATTGGCCCACAGCATCTGCCTGAAGCTGAATGAGACCTCCAGCTGT GAGGAGTTTAAGAAGAACAATGAAGAGAAGCTGACCCAAGTCCTGTGTCAGGAGGAACAGGCCGAGGTGTGCTCCTTGCTCCTGGCCCAGTCTGACGTGAAGCCTCAGTGCCTGCTGCTGGTCCTGGCCAACAGGACAG aaagttccagcaAGATCAGACTTCTGAAAAGGTACCAGTCTGACCTGAGAGAG ATGGGCATCCAGGACATCTCTGAAGAAGATGTCAGCAGCCACCAGAGCTATTCCCGGAAGACCTTGATTGCACTGGTCACCTCGGGGATCCTGCTGGCCATCCTGATCACCACGTGCTATTTCCTGATGAACCGCCGCAGCTGGAGCCCAGCAGGAGAAAGGCTG GGCGAAGACCCTTATTACGTGGAGAACGGTGGAGGCCAGGGCTATAGCTCAGGCTCTGAGGCCTCCCCCGAGGCTCAGGGAAAGGCCATTGTGAATCGAGGGGCTCAGGAGAATGGCACCGGCCAGGCCACCTCCAGAAACGGCCATTCCGCGAGACAACGTGTGGTAGCTGATACGGAACTGTGA